A genome region from Haloarcula rubripromontorii includes the following:
- a CDS encoding sodium:calcium antiporter — MQVAVALALTVGWIYLFISGIEVGNLTTVAVSGFAVLGASFLLAWGAETAEKDVPRAFAIAVLAILAVAPEYAVDALYAWNAGAGGATTEACRQFTAAEIESASGGLARACHDANLAIANMTGANRILIGIGWAGIAVFTVWRAAKTRDPAVQKRDGFLTDAVQLDTDIATEISFLFLATMWAFLVPLGGGIGILDTLFLVGLYVAYIGLVLKSDIEHSEHTVGVPKYFQEWSLPWRPLVVLALFGYSGAMIFTAVEPFAHGLEEIGVANGIPEFFMIQWVAPLASESPELIVVAVLVNKARSTAGFNALISSKLNQWTLLIGTIAVVYSIALGGYSVLPFDARQGAEIWITAAQSFFALAILVNFEISIREAIGLFVLFISQVGLEFAIIRDLVAVPISSHDLLLAYTGLYVVIGAGLFVQRREALKHLFGLAGDAVRTAMGREPANLENAD, encoded by the coding sequence CTGCAGGTTGCCGTCGCGCTGGCCCTGACCGTCGGCTGGATTTACCTCTTTATCTCCGGCATTGAAGTCGGGAACCTGACTACCGTCGCGGTCAGTGGGTTCGCCGTTCTCGGGGCGTCGTTCCTGCTGGCCTGGGGCGCTGAAACCGCCGAAAAAGACGTGCCGAGGGCCTTTGCTATCGCCGTCCTCGCTATTCTTGCCGTGGCTCCCGAGTACGCCGTCGACGCGCTGTACGCATGGAACGCCGGGGCAGGCGGTGCGACGACAGAAGCCTGTCGGCAGTTCACGGCGGCAGAAATCGAGTCGGCGAGCGGGGGGCTCGCTCGCGCCTGTCACGACGCGAACCTCGCCATCGCGAACATGACCGGCGCGAACCGTATCCTCATCGGCATCGGCTGGGCGGGCATCGCCGTGTTTACCGTCTGGCGCGCGGCGAAAACCCGGGACCCGGCGGTCCAGAAACGCGACGGCTTCCTGACCGATGCCGTCCAGCTGGACACCGACATCGCGACCGAGATTTCCTTCCTCTTTCTGGCGACAATGTGGGCGTTTCTCGTCCCCCTCGGCGGCGGTATCGGTATCCTCGATACGCTGTTTCTGGTCGGTCTCTACGTCGCGTACATCGGTCTCGTGCTCAAGTCCGACATCGAACACAGCGAGCACACCGTCGGCGTGCCCAAGTACTTCCAGGAGTGGTCGCTGCCGTGGCGGCCGCTCGTCGTTCTGGCGTTATTTGGCTATTCCGGCGCAATGATTTTCACTGCGGTCGAGCCGTTCGCCCACGGGCTGGAAGAAATCGGTGTCGCGAACGGCATCCCCGAGTTCTTCATGATCCAGTGGGTCGCCCCGCTGGCCAGCGAGTCGCCCGAACTCATCGTCGTCGCCGTGCTGGTCAACAAGGCCCGGTCGACGGCGGGGTTCAACGCCCTCATCTCCTCGAAACTCAATCAGTGGACACTGCTCATCGGGACCATCGCGGTGGTGTACTCCATCGCGCTCGGCGGGTACAGCGTGCTGCCGTTCGACGCCAGACAGGGCGCAGAGATCTGGATTACGGCGGCCCAGTCCTTCTTTGCGCTCGCCATTCTGGTCAACTTCGAGATCAGCATCCGCGAAGCAATCGGGCTGTTCGTGCTGTTCATCTCGCAGGTGGGTCTGGAGTTCGCTATCATCAGGGACCTCGTCGCTGTGCCCATATCGAGTCACGACCTCCTGCTGGCGTACACGGGGCTGTATGTCGTCATCGGGGCCGGACTGTTCGTCCAGCGGCGCGAGGCGCTGAAACACCTGTTCGGGCTGGCCGGAGACGCCGTCCGGACCGCAATGGGTCGTGAACCCGCCAATCTGGAGAACGCGGACTGA
- a CDS encoding protein translocase SEC61 complex subunit gamma encodes MDVPYDLTSYIRVLKLASTPSWEEFSQIAKIAGAGIALVGLLGFIIFAVMTFVPGSKPV; translated from the coding sequence ATGGACGTTCCATACGATCTCACCTCCTACATCCGCGTACTCAAACTTGCGAGTACGCCGTCGTGGGAGGAGTTCTCCCAGATCGCGAAAATCGCCGGCGCGGGCATCGCGCTGGTCGGACTGCTCGGGTTCATCATCTTCGCCGTGATGACCTTCGTACCTGGCAGCAAGCCGGTGTAA
- a CDS encoding D-aminoacyl-tRNA deacylase, which yields MLGIVVSHADAASTHIGEHLRSLRDWDTHVDNTRPDTEGGGTVYRTDSVELREFEPLHLDIENVAAAFDDPDLLVFASKHAGETDELLTAHHTGNFGVAEYGGEDGQFARACPGAHTAVVSALQRHAPPDYEVGMECTHHGPTDVGVPSMFVEVGSAEPQWEDPDAAEAAARAILDLADEPADKPRENGTRRHLLGVGGGHYAPRFERVVRETDWAVGHIAANWSLDALAEWADSEEERDAVLERAFRASAADYALMEGERPDLQAAIESLGYRVVSETFVQETTGVDLSLVEALEAAVGPVDDGLRFGALSSGHDGEWTVLDLPDELIADVRGVDSEALRETIEGQSIAYVTEQNGTVFTGPVVCPAGTDLQAVVDPLVAILERRFDSVEWAADELVARETAFDPDLARTAGIPEGPKFGKLASGESVEIDGEEIEPERFQRERIRRYTL from the coding sequence ATGCTCGGCATCGTTGTGTCACACGCTGACGCGGCGTCGACTCACATTGGGGAGCACCTGCGCTCGCTGCGAGACTGGGACACTCACGTCGACAACACGCGGCCCGATACCGAGGGCGGCGGCACGGTGTACCGGACTGACAGCGTCGAACTCCGCGAGTTCGAGCCGCTTCATCTGGACATCGAAAACGTCGCGGCGGCGTTCGACGACCCCGACCTGCTGGTGTTCGCATCGAAACACGCCGGCGAGACGGACGAACTCCTGACGGCACACCACACCGGGAACTTCGGCGTCGCGGAGTACGGCGGTGAGGACGGGCAGTTCGCCCGCGCCTGTCCCGGTGCACACACGGCCGTGGTTTCGGCGCTCCAGCGCCACGCCCCACCGGACTACGAGGTCGGCATGGAGTGTACACACCACGGCCCGACAGACGTCGGCGTCCCGTCGATGTTCGTCGAGGTCGGCAGTGCGGAGCCACAGTGGGAGGACCCTGACGCCGCCGAAGCCGCCGCCAGAGCGATACTGGACCTTGCGGACGAACCGGCCGACAAACCGCGGGAGAACGGGACGCGCCGCCACCTCCTCGGTGTCGGTGGCGGCCACTACGCTCCGCGGTTCGAACGGGTCGTCCGCGAGACGGACTGGGCAGTCGGCCATATTGCCGCCAACTGGTCGCTGGACGCGCTGGCAGAGTGGGCCGACAGCGAGGAGGAGCGTGACGCAGTTCTCGAACGCGCCTTCCGGGCCAGTGCGGCCGACTACGCCCTCATGGAGGGCGAGCGTCCGGACCTACAGGCGGCTATCGAATCGCTTGGCTACCGCGTCGTCAGCGAGACGTTCGTTCAGGAGACGACCGGTGTCGACCTGAGCCTTGTCGAGGCACTCGAAGCCGCTGTCGGGCCGGTAGACGACGGTCTCAGGTTCGGAGCGCTTTCATCCGGACACGACGGCGAGTGGACCGTGCTCGACCTCCCCGACGAACTAATCGCAGACGTACGCGGAGTCGATAGCGAAGCGCTGCGTGAGACCATCGAAGGTCAGTCTATCGCGTACGTAACCGAGCAAAACGGGACGGTGTTCACCGGGCCGGTTGTCTGTCCGGCCGGGACGGACCTGCAAGCGGTCGTCGACCCGCTCGTCGCAATCCTCGAACGACGCTTCGACAGCGTCGAGTGGGCCGCGGACGAACTCGTTGCCCGCGAGACAGCGTTCGATCCGGACCTCGCGCGAACTGCTGGCATCCCTGAAGGACCGAAATTCGGGAAGCTCGCCTCGGGCGAGTCAGTCGAGATCGACGGGGAAGAGATCGAGCCGGAGCGCTTCCAGCGCGAGCGTATACGTCGATATACGCTGTGA
- a CDS encoding DUF7565 family protein: MPRWECDIEGDDRQFDRVEELIIHQSVEHDRIECKVCGAVVPDGYFAIKHAFDEHSRAEYVRAYDASAAEVRRREQIKESVEAAANMSEVIDRLEGGEA; the protein is encoded by the coding sequence ATGCCACGCTGGGAGTGCGACATCGAAGGGGACGACAGACAGTTCGACCGCGTCGAGGAACTCATCATCCACCAGTCGGTCGAACACGACCGCATCGAGTGCAAGGTCTGTGGTGCCGTCGTCCCCGACGGCTACTTCGCTATCAAGCACGCGTTCGACGAACACTCCCGCGCGGAGTACGTTCGCGCCTACGACGCCTCTGCCGCTGAGGTCCGCCGCCGCGAACAGATCAAGGAGTCCGTCGAGGCCGCCGCCAACATGAGCGAAGTCATCGATCGACTGGAAGGCGGCGAAGCGTAG
- a CDS encoding methyl-accepting chemotaxis protein produces the protein MSSLPSRMVQATERALPDVIRRRYAAKFGVLLLGVVVILALGGAAIHLDTGSLVESQTEEQILGVAESQSSSVSSWVSNKQSTAAFLAASIGDRSESTSDTEHQRWLEQKLIGLPGDVRALHYVDAADGTVTASTDDDLNGVALSDVDDPWTDASGAVVSSGPTGTSEAYQSGNESVIAFVQPVSGSDEYVVLTASLEARSHEFTSPFATGDVKVVGSDGQIILDNRKSSILEEYAATGDATDTSVEAALNGETGYKSVSARTGMEDGQYVMAYTPVTGTEWALLYHVPQDRAFALQSAVSQNIALLLALAVGALFVVGVTIGRGTANALARVAESAEDIAAGEINSTLPETTRVDEMGQLYDSFASMQAYLTTAADQADALAAKRFDDPALEESIPGEFGAALEEMGEDIQTLITDVEAARDEAEAAKEDAESMAAALEAKAAEFSKVMDKSADGDLTQRMATDSDYDAMVDIAESFNEMIAELERTVNRIEGFAGTVDSSTETISASAQEVRSASESVSESVQQIAEGADEQNRNIQQVSDEMTDLSATVEEITSSTDEVASKSQQAVNDGESGREYAEQAAAEIEALERKSTEAIEQVESLAEEMERIGEVTTLIDEIAEQTNMLALNANIEAARAGEAGEGFAVVAREIKTLAEETQEATTDIESMIDDIRSRTDTTVEDMQEMGESVDTGKETVENATDALTSIVQQVNEANDGVQAISDATDEQAASMEEVVSMAEEVGSISEETSAEAENVAASAEEQTASITEVTEKIQSLSSQATDLKELIDQFETSDAGDGSDLGTHGAGGTALTDD, from the coding sequence ATGAGTTCACTCCCCAGCCGGATGGTGCAGGCGACGGAACGTGCGCTCCCTGACGTTATTCGGCGGCGATACGCCGCGAAGTTCGGCGTCCTGTTGCTCGGTGTTGTCGTCATCCTCGCGCTCGGCGGCGCAGCGATCCACCTCGACACGGGGTCGCTGGTCGAGTCACAGACTGAGGAGCAGATCCTCGGCGTTGCGGAGTCGCAGTCGAGTTCTGTGTCGAGCTGGGTCTCGAACAAGCAATCTACGGCGGCGTTCCTCGCGGCGTCTATCGGTGACCGATCCGAGTCAACCTCGGACACAGAACACCAGCGGTGGCTCGAACAGAAGCTCATCGGGCTTCCGGGAGACGTCCGTGCGCTGCATTACGTCGACGCTGCTGACGGTACAGTCACCGCCAGCACCGACGACGACCTGAACGGCGTCGCACTGAGCGACGTTGACGATCCGTGGACCGACGCGAGTGGGGCAGTTGTCTCGTCGGGACCGACGGGCACGTCCGAAGCGTACCAGAGCGGTAACGAATCGGTTATCGCCTTCGTCCAGCCCGTCTCCGGCAGTGACGAATACGTCGTACTGACGGCGTCGCTCGAGGCTCGCTCCCACGAGTTCACGTCACCGTTTGCGACCGGCGACGTGAAAGTCGTCGGATCGGACGGCCAGATCATCCTCGACAACCGAAAGAGTTCGATTCTCGAAGAGTACGCGGCAACCGGGGACGCGACCGATACGAGTGTCGAAGCGGCACTGAACGGCGAAACCGGCTACAAATCTGTCTCCGCCAGAACGGGGATGGAAGACGGGCAGTACGTGATGGCGTACACGCCAGTGACTGGCACTGAGTGGGCGTTGCTGTATCACGTGCCCCAGGACCGCGCGTTCGCACTGCAGTCGGCTGTCTCCCAGAACATCGCGCTCCTGCTTGCGCTTGCCGTCGGGGCGCTGTTTGTCGTCGGGGTGACAATCGGGCGCGGAACCGCGAACGCACTCGCCCGTGTCGCTGAAAGCGCCGAGGACATCGCCGCAGGTGAGATCAACAGCACCCTTCCAGAGACCACTCGCGTCGACGAGATGGGACAGCTGTACGACTCCTTCGCATCGATGCAGGCGTACCTGACGACCGCCGCAGACCAGGCCGACGCACTCGCTGCAAAGCGGTTCGACGACCCGGCGCTCGAAGAGAGCATCCCCGGCGAATTCGGTGCGGCGCTGGAGGAGATGGGCGAGGACATCCAGACGTTGATCACCGATGTCGAGGCCGCCAGAGACGAGGCGGAGGCGGCGAAGGAAGACGCCGAGTCGATGGCGGCTGCCCTCGAAGCCAAGGCGGCCGAGTTCAGCAAAGTGATGGACAAGTCGGCAGACGGGGACCTCACCCAGCGGATGGCGACCGATAGCGACTACGACGCGATGGTCGACATCGCGGAGAGTTTCAACGAGATGATCGCGGAACTCGAACGAACGGTCAACCGCATCGAAGGGTTCGCCGGCACTGTCGACAGTTCGACGGAGACGATCTCCGCGAGCGCACAGGAAGTGCGGTCGGCCAGCGAGTCGGTGAGCGAGTCGGTGCAACAGATCGCCGAAGGCGCTGACGAGCAAAACCGGAACATCCAGCAGGTGAGCGACGAGATGACCGACCTGTCGGCGACCGTCGAGGAAATCACCTCGTCGACCGACGAAGTCGCGTCGAAGTCCCAGCAGGCCGTCAACGACGGCGAGTCCGGCCGCGAATACGCCGAGCAGGCCGCCGCTGAAATCGAGGCGCTCGAACGGAAGTCCACCGAGGCTATCGAACAGGTGGAGTCCCTCGCAGAGGAGATGGAGCGCATCGGCGAGGTCACGACGCTCATCGACGAAATCGCGGAACAGACGAATATGCTCGCGCTCAACGCGAACATCGAAGCTGCGCGGGCCGGTGAGGCGGGCGAAGGGTTCGCTGTCGTGGCCCGCGAGATCAAGACGCTCGCCGAGGAAACGCAGGAAGCGACGACTGATATCGAGTCGATGATCGACGACATTCGGTCCCGGACGGACACCACCGTCGAGGACATGCAGGAAATGGGTGAGAGCGTCGACACCGGGAAAGAGACGGTCGAAAACGCGACCGACGCGCTGACCAGTATCGTCCAGCAGGTCAACGAGGCCAATGACGGCGTGCAGGCTATCAGCGACGCGACCGACGAACAGGCCGCCTCGATGGAAGAGGTCGTCTCGATGGCCGAGGAAGTCGGCTCGATCAGCGAGGAGACATCTGCCGAGGCAGAAAACGTCGCCGCGTCCGCCGAGGAACAGACGGCGTCGATCACAGAGGTCACCGAGAAGATACAGTCGCTCTCCAGTCAGGCGACTGACCTCAAGGAGCTTATCGACCAGTTCGAAACCAGCGATGCCGGTGACGGTAGCGATCTGGGGACGCACGGAGCGGGCGGAACTGCGCTGACTGACGACTGA
- a CDS encoding ABC transporter substrate-binding protein, with translation MYSDSRRGVLKKCLAAGGLGISSGCLGSLNGSGGTVQFGALLPLSGALAPLGQHGKRMVEQAASDVNAAGGIRGNDVEVTILDTEANAETAVEQYRTLVDRGVIGFVGGLVSDASLALAPEAASDEIMEVSPASTAPQLSTAGRANGRKYFGRTVPSDGTQAVVMAKVVDDSLYIDADSVALLSIDNSFGAGLAAAQREALDAEVVADVRYDPSSESFDDTLAEVFQNDPDAVTFTSVSGQERGILDAYSQSEYDVPWVLSAGMFGGDLPSYYDGFYSASLSSARTQAYFELVRRLSDIDQPRAYSVNAYDALFLMACAAEQAGEASGPAIAETIQSVSGGSGHTVSVGDFGRVRSLTEAGRAVNYQGASGSVDLTANLEPLSSYLIERVTDGSVESLELLQSRFFKSGGNQ, from the coding sequence ATGTACTCAGACTCGAGGCGTGGTGTACTCAAAAAATGTCTGGCAGCCGGAGGTTTGGGCATCTCATCTGGCTGCCTTGGTTCCCTGAACGGGAGCGGTGGCACTGTGCAGTTTGGTGCGCTCCTTCCGCTCAGTGGTGCGCTCGCCCCACTCGGGCAACACGGCAAGCGCATGGTCGAGCAGGCAGCGAGCGATGTCAACGCGGCCGGTGGTATCCGCGGGAACGATGTCGAAGTGACTATCCTTGATACTGAAGCGAACGCAGAAACCGCTGTCGAGCAGTACCGGACGCTCGTCGATCGTGGTGTCATTGGCTTCGTCGGTGGCCTCGTCAGTGACGCGTCGCTCGCTCTCGCACCGGAGGCGGCCAGCGACGAGATTATGGAGGTCAGCCCGGCCAGTACTGCTCCGCAGCTATCGACTGCCGGTCGAGCCAACGGGCGGAAATACTTCGGCCGAACGGTGCCAAGCGACGGGACGCAAGCGGTAGTAATGGCGAAGGTCGTCGACGACTCGCTGTACATCGACGCTGATTCCGTCGCATTACTGAGCATCGACAACTCATTCGGTGCTGGACTGGCAGCGGCACAGCGTGAGGCGCTGGACGCCGAGGTTGTCGCCGATGTTCGGTACGACCCGTCGTCAGAATCGTTCGACGACACGCTTGCGGAGGTGTTCCAGAACGACCCCGATGCCGTCACCTTCACCAGCGTCTCCGGGCAGGAGCGGGGCATCCTTGATGCATACAGCCAGTCGGAGTACGACGTTCCGTGGGTGTTGTCCGCTGGGATGTTCGGCGGTGACCTCCCGTCGTACTACGACGGGTTCTACAGCGCGTCGCTGTCCTCTGCGCGGACCCAGGCGTACTTCGAACTCGTTCGGCGGCTCTCGGATATCGACCAGCCAAGAGCGTACTCGGTCAATGCCTATGACGCGCTGTTTTTGATGGCGTGTGCCGCCGAGCAGGCCGGTGAAGCCAGCGGTCCGGCAATCGCCGAGACTATTCAGTCGGTCTCCGGCGGGTCCGGGCACACTGTTTCAGTCGGCGACTTCGGTCGTGTTCGGTCACTCACTGAGGCCGGTCGAGCGGTGAACTATCAGGGCGCGTCCGGAAGCGTTGATCTGACAGCGAATCTCGAACCGCTGAGTTCGTATCTGATCGAACGGGTCACGGACGGGTCGGTCGAGTCGCTGGAGCTACTCCAGTCACGGTTCTTCAAATCAGGAGGCAATCAATGA
- a CDS encoding metal-dependent hydrolase has translation MNKRGHVLNAVLLSIGLGYVLDPSGDVTTFATIAEVFLPVVLGALFPDVDTAFGKHRKTLHNIPVLIIFLAHPLYHGGNLQWVWLGVLTHYVLDYFGSRRGIALFYPFSDTEYGSPTGVTTSSDRAEAVTVVITAFELLAVALLVHVLPQYLPPVVRTFVVDNSAFLV, from the coding sequence ATGAACAAACGTGGGCACGTCCTGAACGCCGTCCTCCTGAGCATCGGACTGGGGTACGTTCTCGACCCATCGGGCGACGTGACGACTTTCGCGACAATCGCGGAGGTGTTTCTCCCCGTCGTCCTGGGCGCACTGTTCCCCGATGTCGACACGGCCTTCGGCAAGCACCGCAAGACGCTGCACAACATCCCTGTCCTCATCATATTCCTGGCCCACCCACTGTATCACGGCGGTAATCTCCAGTGGGTGTGGCTCGGCGTCCTCACGCATTACGTGCTGGACTACTTCGGCTCCCGCCGGGGCATTGCCCTGTTCTACCCGTTCTCGGACACGGAGTACGGCTCGCCGACGGGCGTTACAACGTCCAGCGACCGCGCCGAAGCCGTTACCGTCGTGATTACCGCCTTCGAACTGCTCGCGGTCGCCCTGCTTGTCCACGTCCTCCCGCAGTATCTGCCGCCGGTGGTCAGAACCTTCGTCGTCGACAACAGCGCATTTCTGGTTTAG
- a CDS encoding CinA family protein, which produces MTDDTADLVEKRVGKRLREADATVATAESCTGGLVGSKITDIPGSSDYFDRSLVTYSYEAKRELLAVSRESLDAHGAVSEPVAAEMAQGVRDTARTDWGVATTGVAGPSGGSPETPVGTVYIAVAEAAPWGTNESGVTVSRYEFDGTRREIKAAIATQALRDLETALQE; this is translated from the coding sequence ATGACAGACGACACAGCGGACCTGGTCGAGAAGCGCGTCGGCAAGCGTCTCCGGGAAGCCGATGCCACAGTCGCTACCGCGGAGTCCTGTACCGGTGGTCTCGTCGGCTCGAAAATAACAGATATCCCCGGCTCAAGCGATTACTTCGACCGCTCGCTGGTCACCTACTCCTACGAAGCCAAGCGGGAACTGCTGGCCGTCTCGCGTGAATCGCTGGATGCCCACGGTGCAGTGTCGGAGCCGGTCGCCGCGGAGATGGCTCAGGGCGTTCGCGACACCGCCCGGACCGACTGGGGCGTCGCCACAACCGGCGTTGCTGGGCCGAGCGGCGGTTCGCCGGAGACGCCTGTCGGGACGGTGTACATCGCCGTCGCCGAGGCGGCCCCATGGGGAACCAACGAGTCCGGCGTGACGGTATCTCGCTACGAGTTTGACGGCACCCGTCGCGAAATCAAAGCGGCCATCGCGACACAGGCGCTCCGGGACCTGGAAACCGCCTTACAGGAGTAG
- the ftsZ gene encoding cell division protein FtsZ, with translation MDSIIDDAIDEAEQDGEDADGGNVNETTSSPSQDMSTSGTMSDEELASVVKDLETKITVVGCGGAGGNTVTRMMEEGIHGAKLVAANTDAQHLADEVAADTKILIGRKRTGGRGAGSVPKIGEEAAQEDIEDIQQSIDGSDMVFVTAGLGGGTGTGAAPVVAQAAQEAGALTISIVTIPFTAEGERRRANADAGLERLRSVSDTVIVVPNDRLLDYAPSMPLQDAFKICDRVLMRSVKGMTELITKPGLVNVDFADVRTIMENGGVAMIGLGESDSENKAQDSIRSALRSPLLDVEFDGANSALVNVVGGPDMSIEEAEGVVEEIYDRIDPDARIIWGASVNNEFEGKMETMIVVTGVESPQIYGQSEAEQEKAAQQLGEDIDYVD, from the coding sequence ATGGATTCGATAATTGACGACGCTATCGACGAGGCAGAACAAGACGGGGAGGACGCGGACGGAGGGAATGTAAACGAAACTACATCCTCGCCGTCACAGGACATGTCCACGTCGGGGACGATGTCCGACGAGGAACTGGCAAGCGTCGTCAAAGACCTAGAGACGAAGATCACCGTCGTTGGCTGTGGCGGTGCCGGCGGGAACACGGTCACCCGGATGATGGAGGAAGGCATCCACGGGGCCAAGCTCGTCGCCGCAAACACCGACGCACAGCACCTCGCCGATGAGGTCGCTGCTGACACGAAGATTCTCATCGGCCGCAAGCGCACCGGCGGCCGCGGGGCCGGTTCGGTCCCGAAGATCGGCGAGGAGGCCGCACAGGAGGACATCGAGGACATCCAGCAGTCTATCGACGGCTCGGATATGGTGTTCGTCACCGCGGGTCTCGGCGGCGGCACCGGTACCGGCGCGGCCCCGGTCGTCGCACAGGCCGCCCAGGAAGCCGGCGCGCTCACCATCTCTATCGTGACGATTCCCTTTACTGCGGAGGGGGAGCGACGGCGCGCCAACGCCGACGCTGGCCTCGAACGCCTCCGCTCCGTCTCTGACACGGTCATCGTCGTCCCGAACGACCGCCTGCTCGACTACGCACCCAGCATGCCACTGCAGGACGCGTTCAAAATCTGCGACCGCGTGCTCATGCGCTCGGTCAAGGGCATGACTGAACTCATCACCAAGCCCGGCCTCGTCAACGTGGACTTCGCCGACGTTCGGACCATCATGGAGAACGGCGGCGTCGCGATGATTGGTCTCGGCGAATCCGACTCGGAGAACAAGGCCCAGGACTCTATCCGCTCGGCGCTCCGCTCGCCGCTGCTTGACGTGGAGTTCGACGGCGCGAACTCTGCGCTCGTCAACGTGGTCGGTGGTCCAGACATGAGCATCGAGGAAGCCGAGGGCGTCGTCGAGGAAATCTACGACCGCATCGACCCCGACGCTCGCATCATCTGGGGCGCGTCGGTCAACAACGAGTTCGAGGGCAAGATGGAGACGATGATTGTCGTCACCGGCGTCGAGAGCCCACAGATCTACGGTCAGAGTGAGGCCGAACAGGAGAAGGCCGCCCAGCAACTCGGCGAAGACATCGACTACGTCGACTAA
- a CDS encoding PHP-associated domain-containing protein: protein MQPEGYAVDLHVKVLDDGVVERAKARGLDALVYAPHFTRLPEIRRQAEAFSDEELTVFPAREIFTGTWQQRRHVLAIGLEAPIPDFITFDGAMRELDRQDAAVLVPHPGFLNVSLGLDDIEAYEDSIDALEVYNPKQLSHHRDRAQSFTSATGHEPFVSSYAHVRGTVGEAYVTFAEAFDDVAALSTALKNDVERSLFHRDGLSHDLRRAVEWAHLGLENTWGKFDRLMLQGTEPTHPDHVAYDGRFNDVKVY from the coding sequence GTGCAACCCGAGGGGTACGCCGTTGATCTCCACGTGAAAGTGCTCGACGACGGGGTCGTCGAGCGCGCGAAGGCACGTGGCCTCGACGCGCTGGTGTACGCGCCGCATTTCACGCGGCTCCCGGAGATACGGCGGCAAGCAGAGGCGTTTTCCGACGAAGAGCTGACTGTGTTCCCGGCCAGAGAGATCTTTACTGGCACCTGGCAACAGCGCCGGCACGTACTGGCCATCGGTCTCGAAGCGCCGATTCCAGATTTCATTACCTTCGACGGCGCGATGCGAGAACTGGACCGCCAAGACGCGGCCGTCCTCGTCCCCCATCCCGGCTTTCTCAATGTCAGTCTCGGACTGGATGACATCGAAGCGTACGAGGACAGTATCGACGCGCTGGAAGTGTACAACCCCAAACAGCTGTCCCACCACCGGGACCGCGCGCAGTCGTTCACGTCGGCAACCGGTCACGAGCCGTTCGTCTCGTCGTATGCCCACGTCCGTGGGACCGTCGGTGAGGCGTACGTGACCTTCGCCGAGGCGTTCGACGACGTGGCGGCGCTCAGTACGGCACTGAAAAACGACGTGGAGCGGTCGCTGTTCCATCGCGACGGGCTCTCACACGACCTCCGGCGGGCGGTCGAGTGGGCACATCTGGGGCTGGAAAACACGTGGGGCAAGTTCGACCGGCTGATGCTGCAGGGGACCGAGCCGACGCACCCCGACCACGTCGCGTACGACGGTCGGTTCAACGACGTGAAGGTGTACTAA
- a CDS encoding transcription elongation factor Spt5 codes for MGIYAVKTTASQERTVADMIISREEDEIHAALAPDSLTSYVMVEADDAAVFDRILDEIPHANGVVQGESSMAEVEHFLSPKPDVEGIAEGDIVELIAGPFKGEKAQVQRIDEGKDQVTVELYEATVPIPVTVRGDQIRVLDSEER; via the coding sequence ATGGGGATCTACGCAGTCAAAACCACGGCCAGCCAGGAACGCACCGTCGCGGACATGATCATCTCCCGCGAGGAAGACGAGATTCACGCCGCGCTCGCGCCGGACTCGCTGACGAGTTACGTGATGGTGGAAGCCGACGACGCTGCGGTGTTCGACCGTATCCTCGACGAGATTCCCCACGCCAACGGCGTCGTGCAGGGGGAGTCCTCGATGGCGGAAGTCGAGCACTTCCTCTCCCCGAAACCCGACGTGGAAGGGATCGCAGAGGGCGACATCGTCGAACTCATCGCCGGCCCGTTCAAGGGCGAGAAGGCACAGGTCCAGCGCATCGACGAGGGCAAGGACCAGGTCACCGTCGAACTGTACGAGGCGACGGTCCCGATTCCGGTGACCGTGCGTGGTGACCAGATCCGGGTTCTTGACTCAGAAGAGCGATAG